One genomic window of Arachis stenosperma cultivar V10309 chromosome 10, arast.V10309.gnm1.PFL2, whole genome shotgun sequence includes the following:
- the LOC130956867 gene encoding uncharacterized protein LOC130956867 — MTPYGRTSDPSHYLSNFRIRIYLTDASDAVRCKAFPTTLTKTTIKWFDSLPPKSIASFDDLAKKFLARFSIQKDKTKHAPNLLGIKQGDQESLRNYMERFNKACLDIQNLSIEAAIMGLINGLLEGPFNHSISKKHPTSLNEVQERAEKYINMEENSQLGEASKSGFSYPPRDKDKESRKKEDQPTEKPRKYHNYTPLRVSLVNVYQEICNTKKIPPPRPIKHKKERSRTEYCEYHQIYGHPSNEYYDLKNVIEKLAREGRLDQFLANKLDEPKKRRRDE; from the coding sequence ATGACCCCTTACGGCCGCACATCCGACCCAAGTCAttatctcagcaacttcaggatCCGGATATACCTCAcggatgcctcagatgcagtccgttgcaaagctttcccgaccaccTTGACCAAGACGACAATAAAGTGGTTCGACAGCTTACCACCAAAGTCGATTGCAAGCTTCGATGACCTCGCCAAGAAGTTCCTAGCcaggttctccattcaaaaagATAAAACCAAGCACGCACCAAACTTACTAGGGattaaacaaggagatcagGAGAGCCTCCGCAATtatatggaaagattcaatAAAGCATGCCTTGACATACAGAATCTCTCTATAGAAGCAGCAATTATGGGACTAATCAATGGTCTGCTGGAAGGACCCTTCAACCACTCTATATCTAAGAAACACccaacatctctgaacgaggtacaAGAGCGGGCGGAGAAatacatcaatatggaggaaaactctcaaTTAGGGGAAGCCTCAAAATCCGGATTCTCCTATCCACCTcgggacaaggataaagagtctAGGAAAAAAGAAGACCAACCTACTGAGAAACCCAgaaagtaccacaactacacccctcttcgggtgtctcttgtgaATGTTTACCAGGAGATATGCAACACtaaaaagatcccaccgcctcGCCCGATTAAACACAAGAAGGAAAGAAGTCGGACAGAATATTGCGAGTACCACCAAATCTACGGGCACCCTTCCAACGAAtactacgacctaaaaaatgtcatagaaaaactagccCGAGAAGGAAGACTAGATCAGTTCTTAGCCAATAAACTGGACGAACCAAAAAAGAGGAGAAGGGATGAATAG